The DNA window gagatacaccacagcagaatggggtggcagaacgcatgaatcggactatactggagaaagttcgatgtatgttgtccaatgctggattgggcaaggaattttgggctgaggcagttacatatgcgtgccatctaattaaccgattgccatcagctgcaataaatggaaaaactcctatggagatgtggactggtaaacctgctactgattatgatccTTTACATGTTTTtagttccactgcatattatcatataaaagaatctaagttagacccaagagcaaagaaagcattattcatgggtataactggtggtgtaaaaggataccgtctctggtgtcctgatacaaggaagattgttttcagtagagatgtaacttttgatgaatcaaccacaatgaagaacgaggattcacaaaaggatgacaaaaccagtagtactttgcagcaggtggagtttgaaaaggttaatgatgatccagctaatattgaaagaacaaatgatgaagaagtttcgacccaagaacttctacagcaacaagattcaattgcatataggaggccaagaagagagattcgtaagcctgctcgctttgatgatatggtggcctatgcacttccaattgcagatgatgatgttccttccacttacacagaagcaataagtaactctgatggtgtaaagtggaagcaagctatgaatgaagaaatgcagtctcttcataaaaataggacttgggagttggtgagactgcccaagggaaagaaggcaattggatgcaaatgggtatatgcaaagaaggaaggatttcctggtaaaaatgaaattcgatacaaggctagattggtagcaaagggttacgctcagaaagaaggaatagactacaatgaagtgttttctccagttgtgaagcattcgtctattcggattttgctagccttggttgcgcaatatgatcttgaactagttcatcttgatgtgaagaccgcgtttttacacggtaatttggaagaggaaatctatatgactcagccagatggattcaaggttgctggaaaagaaaattgggtttgcaaactgacaaagtcgctttatggattgaaacaatctccgaggcagtggtacaagcgatttgatcagttcatgaaagggcaaaggtacacaagaagtaaatttgatcattgcgtatattttcagaagctacaagaaggaactttcatatacttgctcttatatgttgatgatatgctgatagcatctaagagcaaagttgagattgagagattgaagactcaactcaatctcgagtttgagatgaaagatctaggtgaagctaagaagattcttggcatggaaatatgtagagatagagctcatggcagagttagcttgtctcagaagcagtatttgaagaaagtactacagcagtttggcatgaacgagcagaccaaacctgtaagtaccccgttggcttctcatttcaagctttctgcacaactatctccttcgacgaatacggaacgagaatacatgttgcaagttccgtattctaatgcagtgggtagcttgatgtatgcaatggtgtgtacaagacccgacatttcacaggcagttagtatagtgagcaggtatatgcataatcctggaaaaggacattggcaagctgtgaaatggattctacggtatattcagaagaccgtggatgttggattactgttcaagcaggataatacacttggtaaaggtgttattgggtacgttgattctgactatgccggtgatttggacaagcgaagatcaaccaccggttatgtgtttacacttgctggaggaccaataagttggaagtctacactacagtctacagttgcattgtcaaccacagaagccgaatacatggctgtaacagaggctgtaaaggaagctatttggttacaaggtatggctaaaaccttggggttggttcaggagcatattaacgcgtattgtgatagtcaaagtgctattcatttagcaaagaatcaagtctatcatgcacgtacaaaacatatcgacgtacgattccattttgtgcgggaaattattgaagaagggaaaatttgtcttcagaagatcaagactgcagataatcccgcagatatgatgaccaaggtggtaacaacaaccaagttcgaacattgtttgaacttgatcaatatcctgcaagtttaacagttgaagaaggcactatcaagtattgttgtcaaaggaagaaagaattgtgtgaagataagattatcctaatcaaatcttcaaggtggaaattattggatacctacaatctttgacttttcaaatatgaatagtggcagaaagttggcaccgaaaggcaccgaaagtagaaagtaagattggttggcaagttgggttaaaagttggcatgggataattgcaattttggtccctaattgtatagggacattgcaagttgatccttaaacctcaactataaataggcctaaccatctcttactttcttcatcccacacttgccattctctacttaaggcaattgttctctctccttatttgtaaactttcacttgtatttttggagtgaaatatatttggtagtacccgaggacgtaggcaaaatttgctgaacctcgttaaaattctagtgttctttattttttgttctgcatattttgcaagtgtcattgtagtgatttattgtgctattaaattacgatagagggatattctggctaggaaagatctggtatgtaagcgatcctcgtgatccacctctctttactgggaattgaacttagtgtgatttttcagtacaataattttactctttcacacgcttccgcgcaacattAGCATTAAGTTATGATGATTTGCCTCCCTATCTAAGACCATGTTTCCTCTATCTAAGCCATTTTCCAGAGGATTACATGATAGATGTGGATAGATTGATTCAATTATGGGTTGCTGAAGGTATTTTGTCATCAAAGCAAGAAGAAAGAGATGGTGGGGAAATTGTGGAAGATGTGGCGGAATCTTATTTAATGGAGCTTGTGGAAAGGTGCATGATTCAAGTACGAGAAAGAGATGTGGCAACCTTAAAGGTCAAAACAATTCAGATGCATGATATGATGAGAGATCTTTGCTTATCAAAggcaaaacaagaaaattttgtcTTCATTATCGATCAATCAAATGCATCTTCATTATCTATGATTCGGAAGGTTCGTAGGGTTTCTGTGCATGAGTTTTTTTTCATACAATGCATTAAAAGTCCAAATATTCGGTCACTTTTGTTCTTCAATGAGTTCTTTCCGGAGGAGGCTTTAGAAAAATCTTTTCCCTTGGAAGTGTTGAATTACGTTGAAGAACATGTAGATGTTCGTAATCCACTTGTTTGGATTCTTAGGATTTCGCTAGCTGGTACGAAACTTCTTAAAACTCGGGGAGTTTGGAGATACATGTTCAACAACTTCAATTTGCTAAGAGCCCTAAACTATGAGAGAACAACAGGTATTAAATTTGTAGGGTTTAAGTTACCTAGAGATATAGGAAATCTCATCCATTTAAGATTCTTGAGTCTAAAGGATCTTGAGTTCGTATGGCCAAAGTTGCCATCATCTCTAGGTAACTTAAGGTGCTTGCAAACCTTGGATTTAAGAGTTGGTAATTACGGAATTCATGTACCTAATGTGATAAGGAGGATGGAGCAACTAAGACATTTATATCTCCCCCTCTATTGTAAAAGCAGTACTAAGTTGAAGTTGGGTACTTTGAGAAAACTCCTAACAATTGTGAACTTCAACACCAAGAATTGTTATCTGAAGGATCTTATCAACATGACAAATCTTAGAGAGTTGGGGATAAATTGGCCCTTCAATATTGAAAATTTCAATGAGAAGGAGTTGGGCGAGAATCCACCCATAATCGGAAGTAAATATCTTCATTCCTTGTCTATTATTACCTCTGGGGACGAATCAATAGATCCAAAACATTTGGCCCATCTCCTTTCAAATTGTACAAGTATTTGCAAGTTGAGTGTAGAAACAAGGATAAGTGAGTTACCAGAGTATCACTACTTCTCTTCACATCTCGCTTACATACAGTTGAGACGGTGCGAGCTTGAGAAAGAGCCAATGCCAACACTAGAGAAGCTGCCTAACTTAAGGATTCTTGAATTAGAAGAAACTTTCAAAGGAAAGGAAATGTTTTGCTCTGCACAGGGTTTTCCTCGTCTTGAGTCTCTAAATATTGGGGAGCTATGCAATTTTGAGGAGTGGGAGGTGGATGAAGGAGCCATGCCTTCTCTTCAGCGATTGGAGATCACGCGTTGCCCAAGATTGAAGATGCTTCCAGAGGGATTGAGGTTCATTACAACCCTCAAAGAACTGAAGATTGAATCAATGCCAAAGGCATTCAAAGATAGATTGGAGGAGGAAGGAGGAGAAGATTTCTACAAAGTCAAACATGTTCCTTCTATCATATTCCAAAACATCTTGCGCTAAGAAATTGAATGATAATTGAGAGGTAATTTCATAACCTCTAGTTTAGGAAATGATTCCTACTTTCTTTGCTGCTTATATATCTTTCGTTTTTGACGATGTCTCACCTTCTCACTCCATTTGTCAACACACCAAtgaataattacatttattaaaagTCAAAGGAAGCCAGACATTGATCTTTTTAGTTTTGCTTTTCAGGTAAAGACGCCATTTTTTCACCTGCTACTGCTATTCGAGGGATCAAATCTATATTTAAAACTCCTATTATAAGTGGCGTGTGAATGTGTGTTATATGGTGAGATTTGGAATTACCTTCTCTCTTGTATATATCTATG is part of the Gossypium hirsutum isolate 1008001.06 chromosome D11, Gossypium_hirsutum_v2.1, whole genome shotgun sequence genome and encodes:
- the LOC107886100 gene encoding probable disease resistance protein At1g58602, with product MAWSAVTSAVTTIGNLLTQEAIYLWGVEEQVDRLQTELKWMQSSLMEAETKQSKDERIRLWVAEIRELAYDAEDVVEEFALKIGSKNKGGLRSRIKRSACCLKEGWMLHKTRSKIEKIIERINDLVRRLQAYGVKELKDRGEESSSSTERRESRRPYPHIMDDNIVGLVDDTEGLVKVLKNESGCKVVTICGMGGLGKTTLAKNIYHHHQVIDYFDHLAFVYVSQPCRKRNVWEDILSGFKTLDDADRKKRDEDLAEKLCNKLEEKKCLVILDDIWTSEAWDSLKPAFPVATGRDSTSKMLLTSRNRGIVPYADIRELKCLNDQQCWELFQKIVFPQTGNKIGEEIKELGENMVKHCAGLPLAIVVLGRILATKNNSLNEWRKISDNVKSHLKRGKNQGPEDVLALSYDDLPPYLRPCFLYLSHFPEDYMIDVDRLIQLWVAEGILSSKQEERDGGEIVEDVAESYLMELVERCMIQVRERDVATLKVKTIQMHDMMRDLCLSKAKQENFVFIIDQSNASSLSMIRKVRRVSVHEFFFIQCIKSPNIRSLLFFNEFFPEEALEKSFPLEVLNYVEEHVDVRNPLVWILRISLAGTKLLKTRGVWRYMFNNFNLLRALNYERTTGIKFVGFKLPRDIGNLIHLRFLSLKDLEFVWPKLPSSLGNLRCLQTLDLRVGNYGIHVPNVIRRMEQLRHLYLPLYCKSSTKLKLGTLRKLLTIVNFNTKNCYLKDLINMTNLRELGINWPFNIENFNEKELGENPPIIGSKYLHSLSIITSGDESIDPKHLAHLLSNCTSICKLSVETRISELPEYHYFSSHLAYIQLRRCELEKEPMPTLEKLPNLRILELEETFKGKEMFCSAQGFPRLESLNIGELCNFEEWEVDEGAMPSLQRLEITRCPRLKMLPEGLRFITTLKELKIESMPKAFKDRLEEEGGEDFYKVKHVPSIIFQNILR